A single window of Rhodamnia argentea isolate NSW1041297 chromosome 5, ASM2092103v1, whole genome shotgun sequence DNA harbors:
- the LOC115740000 gene encoding phragmoplastin DRP1C — protein MATMESLIGLVNRIQRACTVLGDHGGEGMSLWEALPSVAVVGGQSSGKSSVLESVVGRDFLPRGSGIVTRRPLVLQLHKTDRGQSEYAEFLHAPKRKFADFASVRKEISDETDRITGKSKQISNIPIHLSIYSPNVVNLTLIDLPGLTKVAVEGQPETIVEDIENMVRSYVEKPNCIILAISPANQDIATSDAIKLAREVDPSGDRTFGVLTKLDLMDKGTNALEVLEGRSYRLQHPWVGIVNRSQADINKNVDMISARRKEIEYFETSPEYGHLASKMGSEYLAKLLSQHLETVIRQRIPSIIALINKTIDELNAELDRIGRPIAVDSGAQLYTILELCRAFDRVFKEHLDGGRPGGDRIYGVFDHQLPAALKKLPLDRHLSLKNVQKVVSEADGYQPHLIAPEQGYRRLIDGSINYFKGPAEASVDAVHLVLKELVRKSIVATEELKRFPSLQADIANAANEALERFREESRRTVLRLVDMESSYLTVEFFRKLHLEPEKGPNANPNVPNADRYSDNHFRRIGSNVSAYIGMVCDTLKNTIPKAVVYCQVREAKRALLNNFYAQVGRREKEQLGAMLDEDPALMEKRLTIAKRLELYKSARDEIDAVAWK, from the exons ATGGCGACGATGGAGAGCTTGATCGGCCTCGTGAACAGAATCCAGAGGGCGTGCACCGTCTTGGGCGACCACGGCGGCGAGGGGATGTCCCTCTGGGAGGCGCTCCCGTCGGtcgcggtggtcggcggccag AGTTCCGGGAAATCTTCGGTGCTCGAGAGCGTGGTTGGGAGGGATTTTCTGCCTCGTGGATCTG GTATAGTCACACGGAGGCCGTTGGTCTTGCAGCTTCATAAGACAGATCGAGGGCAATCAGAATATGCGGAGTTTCTTCACGCCCCTAAGAGGAAGTTTGCTGACTTTG CTTCTGTTCGGAAGGAAATTTCAGATGAAACAGATCGTATAACAGGAAAATCAAAGCAAATATCAAATATTCCAATTCATCTGAGCATTTATTCTCCAAATG TCGTAAACTTGACACTGATAGATCTTCCTGGCTTGACAAAGGTTGCTGTAG AAGGACAGCCTGAAACTATTGTTGAAGACATTGAAAATATGGTGCGTTCCTATGTTGAAAAG CCCAACTGCATCATATTGGCAATATCACCTGCTAACCAAGATATTGCTACTTCGGATGCCATCAAACTTGCAAGAGAAGTTGATCCTTCAG GGGATAGAACATTTGGGGTATTGACGAAACTTGACCTGATGGACAAAGGAACTAATGCTCTTGAG GTTCTCGAAGGAAGGTCATACAGATTACAGCATCCGTGGGTTGGTATAGTTAACCGTTCACAAGCTGATATCAACAAGAACGTTGACATGATTTCTGCACGTAGAAAAGAGATTGAATACTTTGAAACAAGCCCTGAGTATGGACACTTGGCTAGCAAAATGGGTTCAGAGTATCTTGCCAAGCTCTTATCTCAG CATTTGGAGACTGTCATCCGGCAGCGGATTCCAAGTATTATTGCCTTGATAAACAAGACAATAGATGAACTTAATGCGGAGTTGGACCGTATTGGCAGACCCATTGCGGTGGATTCAGGG GCCCAGCTCTACACTATTTTGGAACTTTGCCGTGCATTTGATCGTGTATTTAAGGAGCACCTAGATGGAGG GCGACCTGGTGGTGATCGGATATATGGGGTTTTCGACCATCAATTGCCAGCTGCTTTAAAGAAGCTCCCTTTGGATCGCCATCTTTCTTTGAAGAATGTGCAAAAAGTTGTATCTGAGGCTGATGGTTATCAGCCCCACTTGATAGCTCCAGAACAAGGGTACCGAAGACTCATTGATGGATCTATTAACTACTTCAAAGGCCCAGCTGAAGCCTCAGTAGATGCT gtgcacttggttttgaaagaACTTGTACGCAAGTCGATTGTCGCGACAGAG GAGTTGAAGCGGTTTCCATCACTTCAAGCAGACATTGCTAATGCTGCAAACGAAGCATTGGAAAGATTCCGTGAAGAAAGCCGTAGAACAGTTCTCCGTCTTGTTGACATGGAATCTAGCTACCTAACAGTGGAATTTTTCCGGAAGCTTCATCTTGAACCAGAAAAGGGTCCAAATGCAAACCCCAATGTCCCTAATGCAGATCGCTACTCAGATAATCATTTTAGGAGGATAG GGTCCAACGTAAGTGCTTATATTGGAATGGTTTGTGATACCTTGAAAAATACAATTCCCAAGGCTGTTGTGTATTGTCAAGTACGAGAGGCTAAGAGAGCACTGCTGAACAACTTCTATGCTCAAGTTGGGAGGAGGGAG AAGGAACAACTAGGTGCGATGTTAGATGAGGACCCGGCTCTCATGGAAAAGAGATTAACCATCGCAAAAAGGCTAGAATTGTACAAATCAGCTAGGGATGAGATTGATGCAGTGGCATGGAAGTGA
- the LOC115739955 gene encoding receptor-like protein 35 — MASYFYAGFVPTLLRALLVIQVLEFSHSKASTNCIGAEREAILNFKRRLTKPSRHLLSWTGDHCCKWEGVKSSEEIGHVSKLHLRNPCDGLEKCGLRDLSSNALDALISEGLTRLARLQNLNLSRKNLIGKIPSDIGDLRHLESLDLSKNKLLGEIPPSISNSDFLGRLEISFTDLLGLAPSGSHLSTLEDQSVFRGNDGLCGAPLVKVCPRDDHNKMDR, encoded by the exons ATGGCATCGTACTTCTACGCTGGCTTCGTGCCCACACTCTTGCGCGCGCTCCTTGTCATTCAAGTCTTGGAATTCAGTCATTCCAAAGCCTCGACAAACTGCATCGGTGCCGAGAGGGAAGCTATCCTGAATTTCAAGCGGAGACTCACCAAACCTTCGAGACATCTGCTGTCGTGGACCGGCGATCATTGTTGCAAGTGGGAAGGAGTCAAGAGTAGCGAGGAGATTGGTCACGTCTCGAAGCTCCACCTTCGTAATCCCTGCGATGGCTTAGAGAAGTGCGGTCTGAGAG ACCTTTCAAGCAACGCATTAGATGCGCTGATATCGGAAGGGTTGACTAGGCTTGCTCGACTTCAGAATTTGAACCTCTCTCGCAAAAACCTAATTGGAAAGATCCCTTCGGATATTGGCGACTTGAGACATTTGGAATCACTAGATCTGTCCAAGAACAAGCTATTGGGTGAAATCCCTCCAAGCATATCCAATTCAGACTTTCTTGGTCGTTTGGAAATTTCCTTCACCGATTTGCTAGGTCTTGCTCCGTCGGGTAGTCATCTAAGCACTCTGGAGGATCAGTCTGTTTTTCGTGGCAATGATGGACTTTGTGGAGCTCCTCTTGTGAAAGTTTGTCCTAGGGATGACCATAACAAGATGGACAGATGA
- the LOC115740022 gene encoding adagio protein 3, whose protein sequence is MAASKEEEELKGSGKRLKCSTTGRYKVVVEDIMPFEEEEGMEDDDDGGDEQLEDSELPLKPGLSFYPLTPTSFVVSDALEPDFPIIYVNTVFESFTGYRADEVLGRNCRFLQYRDPRAQRRHPLVDPVIVSEIRRCLEQGLEFQGELLNFRKDGTPLVNRLKLAPIHDDDGIVTHVIGIQMFSEAKIDLNCISYPVFKETYNNECEQMSVYTRKDGPLPFVQHQEMCGILQLSDEVLAHNILSRLTPRDVASIGSVCRRIRHLTKNEHLRKMVCQNAWGRDVTGALERMTEKLGWGRLARELTTLEAVCWRKLTVGGAVEPSRCNFSACAAGNRLVLFGGEGVNMQPMDDTFVLNLDAANPEWRRVSVESSPPGRWGHTLSCLNGSWLVVFGGCGREGLLNDVFVLDLDAKQPTWKEVFGGTPPLPRSWHSSCTVEGSKLVVSGGCTDAGVLLSDTYLLDLTTDKPTWKEVPTSWAPPSRLGHSLSVYGRTKLLMFGGLAKSGHLRLRSGETYTIDLDDEEPRWRQLECSALTGIGSQSAVVPPPRLDHVAVSMPCGRILIFGGSIAGLHSPSQVFLLDPSEEKPSWRILNAPGQPPKYAWGHSTCVVGGTRVLVLGGHTGEEWILNELHELCLASRQDMDAVSDV, encoded by the exons ATGGCGGCAagcaaagaagaggaggagcttAAGGGGTCCGGCAAGAGGCTCAAATGCTCCACGACCGGCCGATACAAAGTAGTTGTGGAGGATATCATGCcatttgaagaagaggaaggaatgGAAGATGACGACGATGGTGGCGATGAGCAGTTGGAGGATAGCGAGCTCCCGCTGAAGCCCGGGCTCTCCTTCTACCCACTGACCCCCACGTCCTTCGTTGTGTCCGACGCCCTCGAGCCCGATTTCCCCATCATTTACGTGAACACCGTCTTCGAGAGCTTCACCGGGTATAGGGCCGACGAGGTTCTAGGTCGGAACTG CCGATTCTTGCAATATAGAGATCCTCGTGCTCAGAGACGGCATCCTTTGGTTGACCCAGTGATTGTTTCTGAAATCAGACGATGCCTTGAGCAAGGTCTTGAATTTCAAGGCGAGCTCCTCAACTTCAGGAAGGATGGCACTCCTTTGGTGAATAGGTTAAAGCTGGCTCCAATACACGATGATGATGGAATAGTCACGCATGTAATAGGCATTCAAATgttttctgaagcaaaaattgatCTGAACTGCATATCTTATCCTGTTTTCAAGGAGACCTACAACAACGAGTGTGAGCAGATGAGTGTATACACTCGAAAAGATGGGCCATTGCCTTTTGTACAGCATCAAGAAATGTGTGGGATACTTCAACTTTCTGATGAAGTTTTAGCGCACAATATTTTGTCACGGCTAACACCAAGGGACGTGGCATCGATTGGATCTGTCTGCAGAAGGATTCGCCACCTAACGAAGAATGAGCATCTAAGGAAGATGGTTTGTCAAAATGCATGGGGAAGAGACGTCACAGGCGCTTTGGAAAGGATGACTGAGAAATTAGGCTGGGGGCGTTTGGCTAGGGAATTGACGACTCTGGAGGCTGTTTGCTGGAGGAAATTGACGGTTGGAGGAGCGGTGGAACCTTCAAGGTGCAACTTCAGTGCTTGTGCTGCAGGGAATCGGCTTGTGCTGTTTGGAGGTGAAGGGGTTAACATGCAGCCGATGGATGATACATTTGTGCTCAACCTCGATGCTGCAAATCCAGAGTGGAGACGTGTGAGCGTGGAATCGTCTCCCCCAGGCCGGTGGGGCCACACACTTTCGTGCCTCAATGGATCATGGTTAGTGGTGTTTGGAGGTTGTGGGAGGGAAGGATTGCTCAACGACGTGTTTGTGCTGGATTTGGATGCAAAACAGCCGACTTGGAAAGAAGTCTTTGGTGGGACCCCGCCTCTTCCTAGATCTTGGCACAGCTCTTGCACTGTGGAGGGTTCTAAGCTGGTTGTCTCTGGTGGTTGCACCGATGCTGGAGTACTCCTCAGCGACACTTACTTATTGGATCTCACCACAGACAAGCCTACATGGAAGGAGGTCCCTACGTCTTGGGCTCCACCGTCAAGATTGGGACATTCTCTCTCGGTTTATGGGAGGACAAAGCTCCTCATGTTTGGCGGGCTGGCGAAAAGTGGGCATTTGAGGCTGCGATCGGGTGAGACCTACACCATTGACTTGGACGATGAAGAGCCGCGATGGAGACAGTTGGAGTGCAGTGCATTGACAGGCATCGGCAGTCAAAGCGCTGTGGTCCCACCTCCTAGACTGGACCATGTGGCGGTCAGCATGCCTTGTGGTCGGATTTTGATATTTGGTGGTTCTATAGCAGGCTTGCACTCACCATCTCAAGTCTTCCTATTGGATCCTTCCGAAGAGAAGCCATCTTGGAGGATTCTTAATGCTCCAGGACAGCCGCCGAAGTACGCATGGGGACACAGTACCTGTGTTGTTGGAGGCACGCGAGTTCTGGTATTAGGCGGTCATACTGGGGAAGAGTGGATCCTGAATGAATTGCATGAACTGTGCTTGGCGAGCAGGCAAGATATGGATGCTGTTTCAGATGTGTAA
- the LOC115740047 gene encoding uncharacterized protein LOC115740047: protein MTLSSELQRLTIHTPTHTEMLRNSGKWATLLPSPPKLPSLPTTHEQPRTPTRTKSTLGAQRKCQSRPHNTSVPCAARRRSVRHGGGGEEEDEEDRGDGEEHGHNKEIVMLELYSQSARGEALVVHAAVDGEEVEVLIYKGFSSSLSYGTSPDPSTSILPAKAQIKSIDRIKGPFDPSNIEYIEKGLTWENFKQVLTPKRK, encoded by the exons ATGACCTTATCCTCAGAACTACAACGTTTGACCATACACACACCCACGCACACAGAAATGCTTCGCAACTCAGGCAAATGGGCGACCCTCCTTCCTTCACCGCCGAAGCTCCCAAGCCTCCCCACCACTCATGAACAACCTCGCACACCCACGAGGACGAAATCCACACTCGGAGCTCAAAGGAAATGCCAGAGCCGTCCACACAACACGAGCGTTCCGTGTGCAGCGAGGCGGAGATCGGTGCGgcacggtggcggcggcgaggaggaggatgaggaagacaGAGGCGACGGGGAAGAGCACGGCCACAACAAGGAGATTGTGATGTTGGAGCTTTACAGCCAGTCCGcaagaggagaagctcttgtgGTGCATGCCGCTGTGGACGGAGAGGAGGTAGAAGTCCTCATTTATAAG GGATTTTCTTCGAGCTTGAGCTATGGAACATCGCCGGATCCATCGACAAGCATTCTTCCGGCGAAGGCACAGATCAAGTCGATCGACAGAATCAAAGGACCTTTCGACCCTTCTAATATCGAGTACATTGAGAAAGGGCTGACGtgggaaaatttcaagcaaGTTCTCACACCCAAGCGAAAATAA